The Streptomyces sp. NBC_01353 genome contains a region encoding:
- a CDS encoding sugar ABC transporter ATP-binding protein: MAAPPTPRTQTRTDRPVLEARGIRKSFPGVLALDGVDLRLFPGEVHALMGENGAGKSTLIKVLTGVHPPDGGTISVDDTPRRFGEPLEAQQAGISTVYQEVNLCPNLSVAENILIGREPRRLGLVHWSALHERAARLITELELDLDVRLPLSAHSLAVQQLVAIVRAVDIKARVLILDEPTSSLDRDEVAQLFALVRRLRDRGVAILFVTHFLDQVFDLCDRVTVLRNGRLEGEYRIDELTPVTLVHRMVGSELRILEELAETSHTGTAIAPDSEGAPFLSARGLARTGSIQPYDLDIHRGEVIGLAGLLGSGRTEAARLLFGADHADEGELRIDGECTALRSPRAAIARKIAFCSENRKTEGLIGELTVRENIVLALQAARGWTKPLSRTRQDEIAAQWIEVLDIRPANPEAQVRNLSGGNQQKVLLARWLLTDPKLLILDEPTRGIDIGAKTEIQKLVTRLAAEGTAVLFISAELEEVLRLSHRVGVLRDHRLVATLPNDPSLTPDRILGAIATGATS; the protein is encoded by the coding sequence ATGGCAGCCCCACCCACCCCCCGCACGCAGACCCGCACCGACCGGCCGGTCCTTGAGGCCCGCGGCATCCGCAAGTCCTTCCCCGGGGTCCTCGCCCTCGACGGCGTGGACCTGCGCCTCTTCCCGGGCGAAGTCCACGCGCTGATGGGCGAGAACGGCGCCGGCAAGTCGACCCTCATCAAGGTACTCACCGGGGTCCACCCGCCCGACGGGGGAACCATCTCCGTCGACGACACCCCCCGGCGGTTCGGCGAACCGCTGGAAGCCCAGCAAGCCGGAATCAGCACGGTCTACCAGGAGGTGAACCTCTGCCCCAACCTCTCGGTCGCCGAGAACATCCTCATCGGCCGTGAGCCCCGGCGGCTTGGCCTGGTCCACTGGTCGGCCCTCCACGAGCGCGCGGCACGGCTCATCACCGAACTGGAACTCGACCTCGACGTCCGCCTGCCGCTGAGCGCGCACTCCCTCGCCGTCCAGCAACTCGTCGCGATCGTACGGGCCGTGGACATCAAGGCGAGGGTCCTCATCCTCGACGAGCCCACCTCCAGCCTCGACCGGGACGAAGTCGCCCAGCTGTTCGCCCTGGTGCGCCGGCTGCGCGACCGGGGCGTCGCGATCCTCTTCGTCACCCACTTCCTCGACCAGGTCTTCGACCTCTGCGACCGGGTGACCGTCCTGCGCAACGGCCGCCTCGAAGGCGAGTACCGGATCGACGAGCTGACCCCCGTCACCCTGGTGCACCGCATGGTCGGCAGCGAACTGCGCATCCTCGAGGAACTCGCGGAGACGTCCCACACGGGCACCGCCATCGCCCCCGACTCCGAGGGCGCCCCCTTCCTGAGCGCCCGAGGGCTCGCCCGTACCGGTTCCATCCAGCCCTACGACCTGGACATCCACCGCGGCGAGGTCATCGGTCTGGCCGGACTCCTCGGCTCCGGACGCACAGAGGCGGCCCGGCTGCTCTTCGGAGCCGACCACGCCGACGAAGGCGAACTCCGGATCGACGGCGAATGCACCGCACTGCGATCCCCCCGCGCCGCGATCGCCCGCAAGATCGCTTTCTGCTCGGAGAACCGCAAGACGGAGGGACTGATCGGCGAGCTCACGGTCCGCGAGAACATCGTGCTGGCCCTCCAAGCCGCACGCGGCTGGACCAAACCCCTCTCCCGCACCCGACAGGACGAGATCGCCGCCCAGTGGATCGAGGTGCTGGACATCCGCCCGGCCAACCCCGAGGCACAGGTCCGCAACCTCAGCGGAGGCAACCAGCAGAAGGTGCTGCTCGCCCGGTGGCTGCTCACCGACCCCAAGCTACTGATTCTGGACGAACCCACCCGCGGTATCGACATCGGCGCCAAGACGGAGATCCAGAAACTGGTCACCCGCCTGGCCGCGGAAGGCACCGCGGTCCTCTTCATCTCCGCCGAACTCGAGGAAGTGCTGCGGCTGAGCCACCGCGTGGGCGTACTGCGCGACCACCGGCTCGTCGCCACTCTCCCCAACGACCCGTCCCTGACGCCCGACCGGATTCTGGGCGCCATCGCCACCGGAGCCACTTCATGA
- a CDS encoding ABC transporter permease, with the protein MTPPDDTGPGTRPAPAAGARRLTEHRLFWPAAVLAALLLGNVALTHDFFAIRVQNGHLYGSLIDILQFGAPLILVSLGMTLVIATRGIDLSVGSTVAIAGALACEHIATAKEPGSLGTVMSAIIVAIVVAAAIGLLNGFLIARLGVQPIVATLVLMVAGRGVAQLITDGQIISVSSSAYKMIGGGYWLTLPFAVLLAAALVAVTSLVTRRTALGMLIESVGGNPVASRLVGIRAGGLLVMVYVVSAVCAAVAGLMISSNVSSADGNNAGLWIELDAILAVVIGGTALTGGRFSLGGTVLGALIIQTLSTTIYTLGVPPETTLVFKALVVIVVCLVQSSAFRARLSHRRRPAAPDPTPAADDMAARRQEVHP; encoded by the coding sequence ATGACCCCACCTGACGACACGGGACCCGGGACGCGTCCGGCCCCGGCGGCCGGCGCCCGGCGGCTCACCGAGCACCGGCTGTTCTGGCCCGCCGCCGTTCTCGCCGCCCTGTTGCTGGGGAACGTCGCCCTCACCCACGACTTCTTCGCCATCCGCGTCCAGAACGGACACCTCTACGGCAGCCTCATCGACATCCTCCAGTTCGGCGCCCCCCTGATCCTGGTGTCGCTCGGCATGACACTGGTCATCGCCACCCGCGGCATCGACCTCTCGGTCGGCTCGACGGTGGCCATCGCCGGCGCACTCGCGTGCGAGCACATCGCCACGGCGAAGGAGCCCGGAAGCCTGGGCACCGTCATGTCGGCGATCATCGTGGCGATCGTCGTCGCTGCCGCGATCGGACTGCTGAACGGCTTCCTCATCGCCCGGCTCGGCGTCCAGCCCATCGTCGCCACGCTGGTCCTCATGGTCGCCGGGCGCGGCGTGGCCCAGCTGATCACCGACGGCCAGATCATCAGCGTGTCCAGCAGCGCCTACAAGATGATCGGCGGCGGCTACTGGCTCACTCTCCCCTTCGCCGTCCTGCTTGCCGCGGCCCTCGTCGCAGTGACCTCCCTCGTCACCCGGCGGACCGCGCTCGGCATGCTGATCGAATCGGTGGGCGGCAATCCCGTCGCGAGCCGGCTCGTCGGCATCAGGGCGGGCGGGCTCCTGGTCATGGTCTACGTCGTCAGCGCCGTGTGCGCGGCAGTGGCCGGCCTGATGATCAGTTCCAACGTCTCCAGCGCCGACGGCAACAACGCCGGCCTGTGGATCGAGCTGGACGCGATCCTCGCCGTGGTCATCGGCGGCACCGCTCTCACGGGCGGCCGCTTCTCCCTCGGCGGGACGGTCCTGGGCGCGCTGATCATCCAGACCCTCTCGACCACGATCTACACCCTCGGCGTACCGCCGGAGACCACCCTCGTCTTCAAGGCCCTGGTCGTCATCGTCGTGTGTCTCGTCCAGTCGTCCGCGTTCCGCGCGCGACTCTCACACCGTCGCCGACCGGCCGCCCCGGACCCGACCCCCGCGGCCGACGACATGGCGGCCCGCCGGCAGGAGGTCCACCCGTGA
- the yjfF gene encoding galactofuranose ABC transporter, permease protein YjfF: protein MSTALSSLTKPLHRFSVRHATRLPLMVTATLLIAMFSIGSLQYEGFFSAQVLLNVLIDNGFLLVVAIGMTFVILTGGIDLSVGSMVALSTMLTAWLVEQNGLPLALSVPVVLLVGAGGGALMGWVIHAFEIQPFIVTLAGMFLARGLCYMISTESISLTDPTTTRIAQTRVLLPGGLFISPAVVIALVVLALAFVVLHHTRFGRTVYALGGNESSARLMGLPVGRTKVAVYAVSGLCSALGGLLLTFYMLSGYALHAVGMELDAIAAAVIGGTLLTGGSGFVLGTALGVTVLGLIQTIISFQGTLSSWWTRIVIGGLLFVFILLQRLFGGSRPAH from the coding sequence GTGAGCACCGCCCTCAGCTCCCTCACCAAGCCGCTCCACCGGTTCTCGGTACGGCATGCCACCCGCCTGCCGCTCATGGTGACGGCCACTCTGCTGATCGCGATGTTCTCGATCGGCTCCCTGCAGTACGAAGGTTTCTTCTCCGCGCAGGTCCTGCTCAACGTCCTGATCGACAATGGCTTCCTGCTCGTCGTAGCGATCGGCATGACGTTCGTCATCCTCACCGGTGGAATCGACCTGTCCGTCGGCTCCATGGTGGCCTTGTCGACCATGCTGACGGCCTGGCTCGTCGAACAGAACGGCCTGCCGCTCGCCCTTTCGGTGCCGGTGGTCCTGCTGGTGGGTGCAGGAGGCGGCGCGCTGATGGGCTGGGTGATCCACGCCTTCGAGATCCAGCCCTTCATCGTCACCCTCGCGGGCATGTTCCTCGCCCGCGGCCTCTGCTACATGATCAGCACCGAGTCCATCTCCCTCACCGACCCCACGACCACGCGGATCGCCCAGACGCGGGTGCTCCTGCCCGGGGGCCTGTTCATCTCACCCGCCGTGGTCATCGCCCTGGTCGTGCTGGCGCTCGCCTTCGTCGTCCTGCACCACACCCGCTTCGGCCGTACCGTCTACGCCCTGGGCGGCAACGAGTCCTCCGCCCGTCTCATGGGCCTGCCCGTGGGACGCACCAAGGTCGCGGTGTACGCCGTGAGCGGTCTGTGCTCCGCCCTCGGCGGTCTGCTGCTGACGTTCTACATGCTGTCCGGGTACGCCCTGCACGCCGTCGGCATGGAACTCGACGCCATCGCGGCCGCCGTCATCGGAGGGACACTGCTGACCGGGGGCTCCGGTTTCGTCCTGGGCACCGCGCTGGGCGTGACGGTCCTCGGCCTGATCCAGACCATCATCAGTTTCCAGGGCACGCTCAGCTCGTGGTGGACGCGCATCGTCATCGGAGGCCTGTTGTTCGTCTTCATCCTCCTCCAACGGCTCTTCGGCGGCTCCCGCCCGGCGCACTAG
- a CDS encoding aldose epimerase family protein, whose amino-acid sequence MTPSSRPPFTGGPPVCHPGTDSGQRWTFGFTDGLTAEVHTRGARLHALWVPDRYGTPADVVLAPRDPAQTATAARYFGATVGRYANRIAQGRFSLDGKPYQLTTQENGHCLHGGTDGFDTRLWEAESVHTPEWTGVLLHLRSPDGDQGFPGNLDVTVSCLIGRGNELSFSYAAVTDVTTLVNLTNHAYFNLEGEGAVDILDQELAVDATHYTPVDGDLIPSGDHRPVSGTAFDLRRPLRIAEALARPDAGGGYDHNFVLNRRGGDDTLHRAAVLHAPATGRRMEVLTTEPGLQVYTAGQFDGTVLGKSGTPYRAGAGIALETQHFPDSPNRPGDPSAVLRPGDEYRSRTVLRFSTRD is encoded by the coding sequence ATGACCCCGTCCTCCCGCCCTCCTTTCACCGGAGGCCCACCGGTCTGCCACCCCGGCACGGACTCCGGGCAACGATGGACCTTCGGCTTTACGGACGGCCTCACGGCGGAGGTACACACCCGCGGCGCCCGCCTCCACGCGCTGTGGGTGCCGGACCGGTACGGCACCCCGGCCGACGTCGTCCTCGCTCCTCGCGATCCGGCCCAGACGGCCACCGCCGCCCGGTACTTCGGCGCCACGGTCGGTCGCTACGCCAACCGCATCGCACAAGGCCGGTTCTCCCTGGACGGGAAGCCGTACCAGTTGACCACGCAGGAGAACGGCCACTGCCTGCACGGCGGAACCGACGGCTTCGACACCCGGCTCTGGGAAGCCGAGAGCGTGCACACCCCGGAGTGGACCGGTGTGCTCCTGCACCTCCGCAGCCCCGATGGCGACCAGGGGTTCCCGGGAAACCTGGACGTCACCGTCAGCTGTCTCATCGGCCGCGGCAACGAACTCTCCTTCTCCTACGCGGCGGTCACCGACGTGACCACCCTGGTCAACCTGACCAACCACGCCTACTTCAACCTCGAGGGCGAGGGTGCCGTCGACATCCTCGACCAGGAGCTCGCCGTCGACGCCACCCACTACACACCGGTCGACGGGGATCTCATCCCCTCCGGGGACCACCGCCCCGTCTCCGGCACCGCGTTCGACCTCCGGCGGCCGCTCAGGATCGCCGAGGCCCTGGCCCGCCCCGACGCGGGCGGGGGATACGACCACAACTTCGTACTGAACCGGCGCGGCGGCGACGACACCCTCCACCGGGCCGCCGTCCTCCACGCGCCGGCCACGGGCCGCCGCATGGAGGTGCTGACCACGGAGCCCGGACTCCAGGTCTACACCGCGGGGCAGTTCGACGGAACGGTCCTCGGCAAGAGCGGTACGCCCTACCGGGCGGGCGCCGGTATCGCGCTGGAGACCCAGCACTTCCCCGACTCCCCGAACCGCCCCGGTGACCCGTCCGCGGTGCTGCGCCCCGGTGACGAGTACCGGTCGAGGACGGTCCTGCGGTTCAGTACCCGCGACTGA
- the mmsB gene encoding multiple monosaccharide ABC transporter permease, with protein sequence MSTDVSTKTTTPAPPGRGAPSTGAPLARVLLDGVRRNMRQYGMLFALGLIVLLFQIWTGGDLLLPRNVSNLVLQNSYILILAIGMMIVIISGHIDLSVGSLMALVGGIGAVLMVEHHVSWPVAVLLTLLLGAVAGALQGFFIAYVGIPSFIVTLAGMLLFRGLTEIFLKGQTLGPFPDGLQKIANGFLPEVGPQTNYHNGTLLLGLGLIAYVVFQEVRDRRRQREFALETLPTGLFALKVTALIAAVLVTTLLLASYKGAPVVLLILAALLVGFGYVMRNAVIGRHVYAIGGNLPAAKLSGVKDKKVTFAVFLNMGMLAALAGLVFAARFNAASPKAGVNFELEAIAAAFIGGASMSGGVGTVLGAIIGGLVLGVLNNGMNLVGVGTDWQQVIKGLVLLAAVGFDVWNKRRAGA encoded by the coding sequence ATGAGCACCGACGTCAGCACGAAAACGACCACACCGGCGCCCCCGGGCCGCGGGGCTCCGTCCACCGGGGCACCGCTGGCCCGGGTGCTCCTGGACGGCGTCCGACGGAACATGCGCCAGTACGGGATGCTCTTCGCACTCGGCCTGATCGTGCTCCTGTTCCAGATCTGGACGGGCGGCGATCTCCTGCTGCCGCGCAACGTCTCCAACCTGGTGCTGCAGAACAGCTACATCCTCATCCTGGCGATCGGCATGATGATCGTCATCATCTCCGGGCACATCGACCTGTCGGTGGGCTCCCTGATGGCCCTGGTCGGTGGGATCGGGGCGGTGCTCATGGTCGAGCACCATGTGTCCTGGCCCGTCGCGGTGCTCCTCACCCTGCTCCTTGGGGCCGTCGCCGGCGCGCTGCAGGGATTCTTCATCGCGTACGTCGGCATACCGTCGTTCATCGTGACCCTCGCCGGCATGCTGCTGTTCCGCGGGCTCACGGAGATCTTCCTCAAAGGGCAGACGCTCGGCCCGTTCCCGGACGGACTGCAGAAGATCGCCAACGGCTTCCTGCCGGAGGTGGGGCCGCAGACCAACTACCACAACGGGACCCTGCTCCTCGGCCTGGGACTGATCGCCTACGTGGTGTTCCAGGAGGTGCGGGACCGCCGCCGCCAGCGGGAGTTCGCCCTGGAGACGCTCCCCACGGGCCTGTTCGCGCTGAAGGTGACGGCGCTGATCGCCGCCGTCCTGGTCACCACCCTGCTGCTCGCCAGCTACAAGGGCGCCCCCGTGGTCCTCCTGATCCTGGCCGCGCTGCTGGTGGGCTTCGGCTACGTGATGCGCAACGCGGTGATCGGCCGCCACGTGTACGCGATCGGGGGGAACCTGCCCGCCGCGAAGCTGTCCGGGGTCAAGGACAAGAAGGTGACCTTCGCGGTGTTCCTCAACATGGGAATGCTCGCGGCGCTCGCCGGGCTCGTCTTCGCTGCGCGCTTCAACGCGGCCTCGCCGAAGGCGGGCGTGAACTTCGAACTCGAGGCCATCGCCGCCGCGTTCATCGGCGGGGCGTCCATGAGCGGCGGCGTCGGGACCGTCCTGGGAGCCATCATCGGCGGCCTGGTCCTCGGCGTGCTCAACAACGGCATGAACCTGGTCGGGGTGGGCACCGACTGGCAGCAGGTCATCAAGGGCCTCGTGCTGCTCGCGGCGGTCGGCTTCGACGTGTGGAACAAGCGCAGGGCAGGCGCCTGA
- the mmsA gene encoding multiple monosaccharide ABC transporter ATP-binding protein has translation MRSIVKTFPGVRALSEVTLSVERGEVHALCGENGAGKSTLMKVLSGVHPHGTYEGEILFEGEPCRFKDIRASEQHGIVIIHQELALVPYLSITENIFLGNEPSRRGVIDWREALRRASELLRRVGLDERPETRVADIGVGKQQLVEIAKALAKNVRLLILDEPTAALNDEDSAKLLRLMRELKSQGITSIIISHKLNEIAQIADSVTILRDGRSIETLDVRDPATTEERIIRGMVGRDLDSRFPDRTPYEGPADAGPVLEIRDWTVRHPLDRGRKVVDGVSLQVRRGEIVGVAGLMGAGRTELAMSVFGRSYGHYEQGVVFKDGREVRTRTVPEAVAHGIAYATEDRKHYGLNLGDSVSRNISLASLGALARRGVVDGHEERKVAERYRRTMNIKAPNVLEPVGRLSGGNQQKVVLSKWILAGPDVLILDEPTRGVDVGAKFEIYTVIDRLAAEGKAILFISSELPELLGMCDRIYTMTAGRLTGEVAREDATQEVLMRHMTQDTPAPPAVTAGAASSEGHQA, from the coding sequence ATGCGGTCCATCGTCAAGACCTTCCCCGGAGTCAGGGCACTCTCCGAGGTGACCCTGTCCGTGGAGCGCGGCGAGGTGCACGCCCTGTGCGGAGAGAACGGTGCCGGAAAGTCGACCCTCATGAAAGTCCTGTCCGGCGTCCACCCGCACGGGACCTACGAGGGCGAGATCCTCTTCGAAGGCGAGCCGTGCCGCTTCAAGGACATCAGGGCCAGTGAGCAGCACGGCATCGTCATCATCCATCAGGAGCTCGCACTCGTTCCCTACCTGTCGATCACCGAGAACATCTTCCTCGGCAACGAGCCGTCCCGACGGGGGGTGATCGACTGGCGCGAGGCGCTGCGCCGAGCTTCCGAACTGCTCAGGCGGGTCGGTCTCGACGAGCGCCCCGAGACCCGGGTCGCCGACATCGGTGTCGGCAAGCAGCAGCTCGTGGAGATCGCGAAGGCGCTGGCGAAGAACGTCCGCCTGCTGATCCTCGACGAGCCCACCGCGGCGCTCAACGACGAGGACAGCGCGAAGCTGCTGCGGCTTATGCGGGAGTTGAAGAGCCAGGGCATCACTTCGATCATCATCTCGCACAAGCTGAACGAGATCGCCCAGATCGCCGACTCCGTCACCATCCTGCGCGACGGGCGGTCCATCGAGACCCTGGACGTCAGGGACCCGGCCACCACCGAAGAGCGCATCATCCGCGGCATGGTGGGGCGGGACCTCGACAGCCGTTTCCCCGACCGCACGCCGTACGAGGGCCCGGCCGACGCCGGCCCTGTCCTGGAGATCCGGGACTGGACCGTGCGTCATCCGCTCGACCGCGGCCGCAAGGTCGTCGACGGGGTCTCGCTCCAGGTCCGCCGGGGGGAGATCGTCGGCGTCGCAGGGCTCATGGGGGCCGGCCGGACCGAACTCGCCATGAGTGTCTTCGGGCGCTCCTACGGCCACTACGAGCAGGGCGTCGTGTTCAAGGACGGCCGCGAGGTGCGGACACGTACGGTTCCCGAGGCGGTCGCCCATGGCATCGCGTACGCCACCGAGGACCGCAAGCACTACGGTCTCAACCTCGGGGACTCCGTGAGCCGGAACATCTCGCTCGCGTCCCTCGGCGCCCTCGCCCGCCGCGGCGTCGTCGACGGGCATGAGGAGCGCAAGGTGGCCGAACGGTACCGGCGGACCATGAACATCAAGGCTCCGAACGTCCTCGAACCGGTCGGCCGCCTTTCCGGCGGCAACCAGCAGAAGGTCGTCCTCAGCAAGTGGATCCTCGCCGGACCGGACGTCCTCATCCTCGACGAGCCCACGCGGGGAGTCGACGTGGGAGCCAAGTTCGAGATCTACACCGTGATCGACCGGCTCGCCGCCGAGGGCAAGGCGATCCTCTTCATCTCCTCCGAACTGCCCGAACTGCTCGGCATGTGCGACCGCATCTACACCATGACCGCAGGACGCCTGACCGGCGAAGTCGCCCGCGAGGACGCCACCCAGGAAGTGCTGATGCGGCACATGACGCAGGACACCCCCGCACCACCGGCGGTCACCGCAGGCGCCGCCTCCAGCGAAGGACACCAGGCATGA
- the chvE gene encoding multiple monosaccharide ABC transporter substrate-binding protein, with protein MKKFRSVSALLAVTTGCALLLTACGQNSEGGSQQSKDEKDLTIGIAMPTKSSERWIADGRNMTASLKKAGFSTTLQYGEDDPDQQVAQIENMITQGVDALVVAAINGEALSNVLQQAADAHIPVISYDRLILGSPHIDYYASFDNEKVGELQATYIVEQLGLKAGSKKGPFNIELFAGSNDDNNTKYFFNGAMKVLKPYLDKKQLVVRFQQTQLNQVTTLRWDGGTAQKRMDDLLTSSYSTARVDAVLSPYDGISIGILSALKSDDYGSAAKPLPVVTGQDAEVASVKSIIAGQQTQTVYKDTRALAQVAADMVTAVLAGKKPEINDDTTYDNGKKVVPAFLLDPVSVDKSNYRKVLVDSGYIDAGELR; from the coding sequence ATGAAGAAGTTCCGATCCGTATCCGCTCTCCTGGCCGTGACCACCGGCTGTGCCCTGCTGCTGACCGCCTGCGGGCAGAACAGCGAGGGCGGCAGCCAGCAGTCGAAGGACGAGAAGGACCTCACCATCGGCATCGCCATGCCCACCAAGTCCTCCGAGAGGTGGATCGCCGACGGCCGGAACATGACCGCGAGCCTGAAGAAGGCCGGCTTCTCCACGACTCTGCAGTACGGCGAGGACGACCCCGACCAGCAGGTCGCCCAGATCGAGAACATGATCACCCAGGGTGTCGACGCCCTGGTCGTGGCCGCCATCAACGGCGAGGCCCTCTCCAACGTCCTCCAGCAGGCGGCCGACGCCCACATCCCGGTGATCTCCTATGACCGGCTCATCCTGGGCTCCCCGCACATCGACTACTACGCCTCCTTCGACAACGAGAAGGTCGGCGAGCTCCAGGCCACGTACATCGTCGAGCAGCTGGGACTGAAGGCCGGCTCGAAGAAGGGCCCCTTCAACATCGAGCTGTTCGCCGGGTCGAACGACGACAACAACACCAAGTACTTCTTCAACGGCGCCATGAAGGTGCTGAAGCCCTACCTCGACAAGAAGCAGCTGGTCGTGCGCTTCCAGCAGACCCAGCTGAACCAGGTCACCACGTTGCGCTGGGACGGAGGGACGGCGCAGAAGCGCATGGACGACCTGCTGACCTCCTCGTACTCCACGGCCCGGGTCGACGCCGTGCTGTCCCCCTACGACGGCATCTCCATCGGCATCCTGTCCGCTCTGAAGTCCGACGACTACGGAAGCGCCGCCAAGCCGCTGCCGGTCGTCACCGGCCAGGACGCGGAGGTCGCCTCCGTGAAGTCGATCATCGCGGGCCAGCAGACGCAGACCGTGTACAAGGACACGCGCGCACTCGCGCAGGTCGCCGCGGACATGGTGACGGCCGTCCTCGCCGGCAAGAAGCCCGAGATCAACGACGACACCACGTACGACAACGGCAAGAAGGTGGTCCCGGCCTTCCTGCTCGACCCGGTGAGCGTCGACAAGTCGAACTACCGGAAGGTCCTGGTCGACTCCGGCTACATCGACGCCGGGGAACTGCGGTGA
- a CDS encoding LacI family DNA-binding transcriptional regulator has product MAQSAEDVRPPTMADVAREAGVSHQTVSRVLSGHPNVRAATRDQVTLAIERLGYRRNSAARALVTRRTRTLGVIAVNTALYGPASTLTGLEEAAREEGYLVSTVSLRTGEGQGLKDAIDHLAAWGVEGVVAITPQRSHVQALAELDAPFPVVTVEGGHQLDLPSVSLDQELGARMVTEHLLAAGHGTVWHVAGPDDWLESEARAAGWRAVLEENGIRPPRVLTGDWSPLSGYRAGQELAGLALARRGATPVTAVFVANDQMALGVLRALREGGIRTPGQVAVAGFDDIPEAEYFPPPLTTVRQDFATIGRRSIGLLVDHIEGRARKAEHLLVQPQLIMRASTRPSNEA; this is encoded by the coding sequence GTGGCGCAGTCCGCGGAAGACGTCCGCCCGCCGACGATGGCCGACGTCGCACGAGAGGCGGGGGTCTCCCACCAGACCGTCTCCCGGGTGCTGAGCGGTCACCCCAATGTGCGCGCGGCCACCCGTGACCAGGTCACCCTGGCCATCGAGCGGCTGGGCTACCGCCGCAACTCCGCCGCGCGCGCCCTGGTGACGCGCCGTACGAGGACGCTGGGCGTCATCGCCGTCAACACCGCCCTGTACGGCCCCGCCAGCACCCTGACCGGCCTGGAGGAGGCGGCCCGGGAGGAGGGCTACCTCGTCTCGACCGTCAGTCTGCGCACCGGAGAGGGGCAGGGGCTCAAGGACGCCATCGACCATCTCGCGGCCTGGGGCGTGGAGGGCGTCGTCGCCATCACTCCGCAGCGCTCGCACGTGCAGGCGCTCGCCGAACTGGACGCGCCCTTCCCCGTGGTCACCGTGGAGGGCGGTCATCAGCTCGACCTGCCCAGCGTCTCCCTTGACCAGGAGCTCGGCGCCCGCATGGTCACCGAGCACCTGCTCGCCGCCGGGCACGGCACCGTCTGGCACGTGGCCGGTCCCGACGACTGGCTGGAGAGCGAGGCCCGCGCCGCGGGATGGCGCGCCGTCCTGGAGGAGAACGGCATCCGCCCTCCACGCGTTCTGACGGGGGACTGGAGCCCGCTGTCCGGGTACCGGGCGGGGCAGGAGCTCGCGGGACTCGCCCTGGCCCGCCGCGGGGCGACCCCGGTCACGGCCGTCTTCGTCGCCAACGACCAGATGGCGCTCGGCGTCCTGCGGGCGCTGCGCGAGGGCGGGATCCGCACCCCCGGACAGGTGGCCGTCGCCGGCTTCGACGACATCCCGGAGGCCGAGTACTTCCCTCCGCCGCTGACGACGGTCCGCCAGGACTTCGCCACCATCGGGCGCCGCAGCATCGGGCTCCTGGTGGACCACATCGAGGGCCGCGCCCGGAAAGCCGAGCACCTCCTGGTGCAACCGCAGCTCATCATGCGCGCGAGCACGCGACCTTCGAACGAAGCCTGA